The Megalops cyprinoides isolate fMegCyp1 chromosome 19, fMegCyp1.pri, whole genome shotgun sequence genome has a window encoding:
- the LOC118795215 gene encoding protein ALP1-like — MAFHRLASSCRPQILFLSSSFVDIYVDRPGQTHDAEGLTNSDIYTLAEHSQNGYLFPREKTRVVNEVEIPVHLIGGPAYPLKKWLMTGFTHHPQLTAEQRLFNCRLASARECAEQALGRLKGRWRCLAKRNDVAIGITSDIVAACCILHNVCELNNEAVLPEWNTQVDAKESLDMLDESEGQRSDGEASAIREAVTALLHV; from the exons ATGGCATTCCATCGTCTTGCAAGTAGTTGTAGACCACAGATTCTG TTCCTGTCTTCCAGCTTCGTTGATATTTATGTGGATCGTCCTGGACAGACGCACGATGCTGAGGGTTTAACCAACTCCGACATCTATACCCTAGCGGAGCACAGTCAGAATGGCTATCTCTTCCCTCGGGAG AAAACGCGTGTTGTCAACGAAGTCGAGATCCCGGTCCATTTGATAGGGGGGCCCGCTTATCCGCTGAAGAAGTGGCTCATGACTGGCTTCACCCACCATCCACAGCTGACAGCGGAACAGCGCTTGTTCAACTGTCGCCTCGCTTCGGCCAGGGAGTGTGCCGAGCAGGCGCTGGGACGCCTGAAAGGCCGGTGGAGGTGTCTGGCGAAGAGGAACGACGTGGCGATCGGGATAACGTCTGACATCGTCGCGGCCTGCTGCATCCTGCACAATGTCTGCGAACTGAACAACGAGGCCGTGCTCCCGGAATGGAACACGCAGGTGGACGCGAAGGAGAGTCTTGACATGCTGGATGAAAGCGAAGGACAGCGAAGCGACGGGGAAGCTTCAGCCATCCGAGAAGCTGTCACGGCACTGCTGCATGTGTGA